One genomic segment of Drosophila melanogaster chromosome 3R includes these proteins:
- the CG3199 gene encoding uncharacterized protein: MPKKGKDKGKKGKKSVFRAKSTVVPTAPPEPVFDRNLPVFSFDLVITRLEVKGVVLADARKLLVKVKFGGNNLSLTASRTNVSEFKPNASHTFQAEPPNLAQTVEENGIDFEVVYDEQVVGLGKLSLPKRLSTRIKLDMKAFSYTSTCPLEMEGKPVGALEFLCKLFIKCGDYAREGETCPNLDRNLSPRDIVFVVGKSQANTSCCDPCRDALEIEARKQKDYSIQSSSSRK; this comes from the exons ATGCCGAAGAAGGGAAAAGACAAGGGGAAGAAAGGAAAGAAAAGTGTTTTCAGAGCCAAGTCTACAGTGGTGCCCACAGCACCTCCAGAACCAGTGTTCGATAGAAATTTGCCCGTTTTCTCCTTCGATCTTGTTATCACCCGACTGGAGGTAAAGGGTGTGGTCCTGGCCGACGCAAGAAAACTGctggtgaaggtcaaatttggTGGCAACAATCTCAGTCTTACGGCTAGTAGAACCAATGTGAGCGAGTTCAAGCCGAATGCCAGTCACACCTTTCAGGCGGAGCCACCGAATCTAGCCCAGACAGTCGAAGAAAATGGCATAGACTTTGAGGTGGTGTACGATGAGcaagttgttggcttgggTAAACTGAGCCTGCCCAAAAGATTAAGCACAAGAATAAAGCTGGACATGAAGGCATTCTCCTACACGAGCACTTGTCCCCTGGAAATGGAGGGGAAGCCAGTTGGCGCATTAGAGTTCCTTTGCAAGCTGTTCATCAAATGTGGCGATTATGCCAG AGAGGGCGAAACTTGCCCCAATTTGGACAGGAACCTTAGCCCAAGGGACATAGTATTTGTGGTCGGCAAATCGCAGGCCAATACCAGCTGCTGCGATCCCTGTCGAGATGCTCTGGAAATCGAGGCGAGAAAACAGAAAGACTACAGTATTCAATCGAGTTCTAGTCGAAAATAG